One genomic region from Bufo bufo chromosome 3, aBufBuf1.1, whole genome shotgun sequence encodes:
- the LOC120993792 gene encoding gap junction alpha-2 protein-like: MAGWDLLKILLDEVQEHSTLIGKVWLTVLFIFRILILSLAGESVWGDEQAGFTCNTRQPGCTNVCYDKAFPISHVRYWVLQFLFVSTPTLIYLAHVIYLSRREEKLKQEITKEIGAEAESKMNNNNNKNQAPTKKIKIHGALVYTYAVSIIFKSLFEAGFIFGQWYLYGFVMPPIFQCSRVPCPHNVDCFVSRPTEKTIFIIFMLVVSLISLLLNLLELIHLCNKQFQKRHLREEVICFFPPNSTKHLPNGDSSHQSYYNPTSGESELPVYVKGSGKNRWQSIRLGKMINSPKKTNALSDGWSQSGFSMVVTDVPGQVSNSATITCSSHTAGKQQYV, translated from the coding sequence ATGGCCGGATGGGATCTGCTCAAAATATTGCTAGATGAAGTCCAGGAACATTCCACACTCATCGGAAAAGTGTGGCTGACTGTGCTTTTCATCTTCAGAATACTTATCCTAAGCTTGGCAGGAGAGTCTGTTTGGGGAGATGAGCAGGCTGGCTTCACTTGCAATACACGGCAACCCGGGTGTACCAATGTCTGCTATGATAAGGCTTTCCCTATCTCGCATGTCCGCTACTGGGTGCTGCAGTTCCTCTTTGTGAGCACTCCCACCTTGATCTACCTTGCGCATGTCATTTATTTGTCCAGAAGAGAGGAGAAATTAAAGCAGGAGATTACGAAAGAAATAGGTGCTGAAGCAGAATCAaagatgaataataataataacaaaaatcaAGCGcctaccaaaaaaattaaaatccatGGAGCCTTAGTCTACACCTATGCAGTCAGCATCATCTTCAAAAGTTTATTTGAAGCTGGATTTATTTTTGGTCAGTGGTATCTATATGGTTTTGtgatgcctccaattttccagtgTTCAAGAGTGCCTTGTCCTCACAACGTGGACTGCTTTGTTTCCCGACCCACGGAAAAGACTATTTTCATCATCTTCATGTTGGTGGTTTCTCTGATATCTTTGTTACTCAATTTGCTTGAACTTATTCACCTTTGCAACAAGCAATTCCAAAAACGTCATTTAAGGGAGGAAGTAATTTGCTTTTTTCCTCCTAACTCCACAAAACACTTACCAAATGGAGACAGTTCTCACCAGTCTTACTATAATCCTACCTCAGGTGAATCTGAGCTACCAGTGTACGTCAAAGGTTCGGGAAAGAATCGCTGGCAAAGCATCCGATTGGGAAAAATGATTAACAGTCCTAAGAAGACCAATGCATTATCTGACGGTTGGTCCCAAAGTGGTTTTTCCATGGTAGTTACTGATGTTCCAGGACAAGTGTCCAACTCGGCAACCATTACCTGTAGCTCCCATACTGCTGGCAAACAACAGTATGTCTAG